From Phalacrocorax carbo chromosome 8, bPhaCar2.1, whole genome shotgun sequence, a single genomic window includes:
- the LOC104046558 gene encoding LOW QUALITY PROTEIN: histamine H3 receptor (The sequence of the model RefSeq protein was modified relative to this genomic sequence to represent the inferred CDS: deleted 1 base in 1 codon): MAIQHTAVLPALLGLPNAQVKAGRKSTRHGGKQRSFEDPMGHREELQIWHGRRQAAGGSTQPPPSPAASRDCGGAKEQQKQAGQQQREGRGMGSLPATTGQDLLWLNHSGSPWAAGNACMADGQRGGAFATTTLLAALMGLLVLATMLGEFWGAGRSGGLESGALHLSPPSFCILLYIPYALTGEWRLGRGLCKLWLVADYLVCTASVFNIIRISFDRFISVTKVVSYRAQKGMTRNAVLKMITVWIAAFLLYGPAILSWAQIHQKNILPEGKCHAEFFYSWYFLMMASTIEFFTPFITVIYVNLSIYLNIRKHTPLRNENLSRGQEVCEMNFQGGKKETHYFFLKPATDKHEKRASSLFSQKKASRLSLHKLDNQSLNLNISQDLPPLQVEVQTKPHRIGFYKTTESVCNTNSRMDIANTVANRFRLSQGKRVANSLAIIFCVFGLCWAPYTLLMIIRAACHGQCVQYSLYKTSFWLLWVNSAINPVLHPLCHMGFRKAFIKLICPGKGRLIPHIFM; this comes from the exons ATGGCCATCCAGCACACTGCcgtgctgccagctctgctgggccTGCCAAATGCGCAGGTGAAAGCGGGCAGAAAGTCTACACGACATGGTGGAAAGCAAAGATCATTTGAAGACCCTATGGGCCATAGGGAAGAGCTGCAGATATGGC ACGGTAGAAGGCAGGCTGCAGGCGGCAGCacccagccaccccccagccctgcggCCAGCAGGGACTGTGGTGGTGccaaggagcagcagaagcaggctgggcagcagcagagggaggggagaggcatGGGCTCTCTGCCAGCAACTACAGGCCAGGACTTGCTGTGGCTCAACCACTCTGGCAGCCCGTGGGCAGCAGGAAACGCCTGCATGGCAGATGGGCAGCGCGGCGGGGCCTTCGCCACCACCACGCTACTGGCGGCGCTCATGGGGCTGCTGGTGCTAGCCACCATGTTGG GTGAGTTCTGGGGTGCCGGGAGGAGCGGAGGGTTGGAGTCCGGGGCACTGCACCTGTCACCACCGAGCTTCTGCATCCTCCTCTACATCCCCTATGCGCTGACGGGCGAGTGGAGACTCGGCCGGGGTTTGTGTAAGCTGTGGCTGGTAGCAGACTACCTGGTGTGCACCGCCTCTGTCTTCAACATCATCCGTATCAGCTTCGACAGGTTCATCTCGGTCACCAAAGTG gtCAGTTACAGGGCTCAGAAAGGGATGACCAGGAATGCAGTACTGAAGATGATCACTGTATggattgctgcttttcttctctatgGACCAGCCATTCTCAGTTGGGCACAAATTCACCAAAAGAACATCCTCCCTGAAGGAAAATGCCATGCAGAATTCTTCTACAGCTGGTATTTCCTAATGATGGCCTCTACTATTGAATTCTTTACACCCTTCATCACTGTTATATATGTTAACTTAAGTATTTACCTCAACATCAGGAAACACACACCCCTCAGAAATGAAAACCTATCACGTGGTCAAGAGGTCTGTGAAATGAATTtccaggggggaaaaaaggaaacacactatttttttttaaaacctgct ACAGACAAACACGAGAAGAGAGCAAGCAGccttttttcccaaaaaaaggCTTCAAGGCTCAGCCTACATAAGCTTGACAATCAGTCATTAAATTTGAATATCAGTCAAGACCTTCCGCCACTTCAGGTGGAAGTCCAGACCAAACCTCATAGGATTGGTTTCTATAAAACTACAGAAAGCGTATGCAACACCAACAGCAGAATGGATATTGCTAACACTGTGGCAAATAGATTTAGACTTTCCCAGGGTAAAAGAGTAGCAAACTCTTTagcaattattttctgtgtgtttggtttgtgtTGGGCTCCATACACACTTTTGATGATCATCAGAGCAGCCTGCCATGGGCAGTGTGTGCAGTATTCACTCTATAAGACTTCATTTTGGCTTCTGTGGGTAAATTCAGCCATTAACCCTGTTCTACACCCGCTGTGTCACATGGGCTTTAGGAAAGCCTTTATAAAACTCATCTGTCCAGGAAAAGGCAGACTTATTCctcatatttttatgtaa